The Hyphomicrobium sp. MC1 genome window below encodes:
- a CDS encoding DUF502 domain-containing protein, giving the protein MVPPPVDPEHDVRRVMGVTPSDAQLTAGLKRLASDSGKTGWRLGSRFRNAFLTGLVIVGPVTITLWLMWGVIHWIDAWIKPLLPTWFNPDTYLPFPVPGFGLVIAVFGLTLIGALAANLLGRALVSSGELMMSRTPIVRNVYGALKQIFESVISTTGPSQSFQKVGMIEFPSKEIWSLVFVTGETTGEIKDVQPGGEGDLLTVFMPTGIVPPTGFICFVPRSNVVFLNMTVEEAAKIILSGGIVMPNTEQEKLKLLAEAAAKKKSRFRRGGDKPAA; this is encoded by the coding sequence ATGGTTCCTCCCCCGGTTGATCCTGAGCACGATGTCCGTCGCGTGATGGGCGTTACGCCGTCCGACGCGCAATTGACAGCGGGCCTCAAGCGCCTTGCGAGCGACAGCGGAAAAACAGGCTGGCGGCTCGGCTCGCGTTTTCGCAACGCGTTCCTGACGGGCCTCGTCATCGTCGGCCCCGTCACCATTACGCTTTGGCTGATGTGGGGCGTGATCCATTGGATCGACGCCTGGATCAAGCCGCTCTTGCCGACTTGGTTCAATCCCGACACCTATTTGCCATTTCCGGTTCCGGGCTTCGGGCTGGTCATCGCCGTTTTCGGTTTGACACTCATCGGCGCGCTCGCTGCAAACCTTCTCGGCCGTGCGCTGGTGTCTTCCGGCGAACTGATGATGTCGCGCACGCCGATCGTCCGTAACGTTTACGGCGCGCTTAAGCAGATCTTTGAGAGCGTGATCTCGACGACGGGTCCGAGCCAAAGCTTTCAGAAGGTGGGGATGATCGAATTCCCCTCGAAGGAGATCTGGAGCCTCGTGTTCGTGACGGGCGAGACGACCGGCGAGATCAAGGACGTGCAACCCGGCGGTGAGGGCGATCTGTTGACCGTCTTCATGCCGACCGGCATCGTGCCGCCGACGGGCTTCATCTGTTTTGTGCCGCGCTCGAACGTGGTGTTCCTGAACATGACGGTCGAGGAAGCGGCCAAGATCATTCTATCGGGCGGCATCGTCATGCCGAATACCGAGCAGGAAAAGCTCAAGCTTCTTGCTGAGGCTGCCGCGAAGAAAAAATCACGCTTCCGGCGCGGTGGCGACAAGCCGGCTGCTTAG
- a CDS encoding YcjX family protein, translating to MADISYSLIKDAQARLTDYLTPSIRLGVTGLSRAGKTVFITALVRNLVSGGRLPFFAADAEHRIVRAYLEPQPDDSIPRFDYEAHLADLLATPPRWPESTRRISELRVTIEYRSAYALKRLAGYSKLHVDIVDYPGEWLIDLPMLEQDFRAFSAGALALARSPSRAEYAKPFLDFLAGTDPAAAEDEQIAITGAKLFTAYLRAMRDSGAQSTLAPGRFLLPGELDGSPLLTFFPMPLTSEERPPRGSLAAMMMRRFESYKSSVVKPFFNDHFARLDRQIVLVDVLTALHRGADAVGDLERAMTDILRAFRPGANSWLSMFLGRRIDRVLFAATKADHLPASSHDRLEAILKEIVDEAVKRAQTEGAGVHALALSALRATREATAKQGGESLPCLRGTPIKGERIGTVTFDGTAEAAIFPGDLPADPAAALNAARHAKSASLELVRFAPPKLIDTLPDGKPAAFPHIRLDRALDFLISDYLS from the coding sequence TTGGCTGATATCTCATATTCTCTCATCAAAGATGCGCAGGCGCGCCTGACCGATTACCTGACGCCGTCGATCCGGCTCGGCGTGACGGGCCTGTCCCGCGCCGGCAAGACGGTCTTCATTACGGCGCTCGTCCGTAATCTCGTCAGCGGCGGCCGCCTGCCCTTTTTCGCCGCCGACGCCGAGCACCGCATCGTCCGCGCCTACCTCGAACCCCAGCCCGACGACAGCATTCCGCGCTTCGACTATGAGGCGCATCTGGCGGACCTGCTCGCAACACCGCCGCGCTGGCCCGAAAGCACCAGGCGCATCTCGGAGTTGCGCGTCACCATCGAATACCGCTCGGCTTACGCTCTTAAGCGCCTCGCCGGATATTCGAAGCTGCACGTCGATATCGTCGATTACCCCGGCGAATGGCTGATCGACCTGCCGATGCTGGAGCAGGACTTCCGCGCTTTCTCGGCTGGTGCCCTGGCACTCGCGCGTTCGCCGTCGCGCGCCGAGTATGCCAAGCCGTTTCTGGATTTTCTCGCCGGCACCGATCCGGCCGCCGCCGAAGACGAGCAGATCGCCATCACCGGCGCAAAGCTCTTCACGGCTTACCTGCGCGCCATGCGCGACAGCGGCGCCCAATCGACACTCGCCCCCGGCCGCTTCCTGCTGCCGGGCGAACTCGACGGCTCACCCCTGCTGACGTTCTTTCCGATGCCGCTGACGTCTGAAGAACGCCCGCCCCGTGGCTCTCTCGCCGCGATGATGATGCGCCGCTTCGAGAGCTATAAATCATCTGTCGTCAAACCGTTCTTCAATGATCACTTCGCCCGGCTCGACCGCCAGATCGTGCTGGTCGATGTGCTGACAGCGCTGCATCGCGGAGCCGACGCCGTCGGCGATCTCGAACGCGCTATGACCGATATTTTGCGCGCGTTCCGCCCAGGCGCCAACTCGTGGCTTTCGATGTTCCTCGGACGGCGTATCGACCGCGTCCTGTTCGCGGCGACAAAGGCCGACCACCTGCCCGCCTCCAGTCACGACCGGCTCGAAGCCATCCTGAAAGAAATCGTCGACGAAGCAGTGAAGCGCGCCCAGACCGAAGGTGCGGGCGTTCATGCGCTTGCGTTGTCAGCCCTGCGCGCCACCCGCGAAGCAACCGCCAAGCAAGGCGGCGAAAGCCTACCCTGTCTGCGCGGCACACCGATCAAAGGCGAACGCATCGGCACCGTGACGTTCGACGGAACGGCCGAAGCCGCAATCTTTCCGGGCGACCTTCCCGCCGACCCGGCCGCTGCGCTGAACGCGGCGCGCCACGCAAAATCGGCCTCTCTTGAACTCGTCCGCTTCGCACCGCCGAAGCTCATCGATACACTGCCCGACGGCAAACCAGCCGCATTCCCGCATATCCGGTTGGACCGCGCACTCGATTTCCTGATCTCGGACTATCTCTCATGA
- the glmS gene encoding glutamine--fructose-6-phosphate transaminase (isomerizing) — MCGIVGILGKSSVSTNLVDALRRLEYRGYDSAGIATVEGTGIERRRAEGKLRNLEKRLISEPLGGRTGIGHTRWATHGRPTERNAHPHMTGKVSVVHNGIIENFRELRTQLEAKGHKFETDTDTEAVVHLITEEMDRGAKPIEAVRNALQHLQGAFALGIIFAGEEDLMIAARKGSPLAIGHGSGEMYLGSDAIALAPFTDAITYLEEGDWAVLRRSGAEIFNIDGVRVERPLVKAVASSLLIDKGNYRHFMAKEIHEQPEVISHTLANYLDMTAGRVRFPDLGVDLSTISRVTISACGTAYYAGLVAKYWIERFARVPVDIDVASEMRYREAPLPENGLAVFVSQSGETADTLATLRYAKANGQRIASIVNVRTSTIARESHAALPTLAGPEIGVASTKAFTCQLSVLACLAIAIARARNTITAEQEASLIKSLMEVPRHVASILRSDEAYLAVAHELAKADDVLYLGRGSSFPIALEGALKLKEISYIHAEGYAAGELKHGPIALIDESVPVVVVAPEDELFEKTVSNLQEVAARGGQVVLISDADPDKAGCKLAGHIPMPKVDPFVAPMIYAVPTQLIAYQTAVLMGTDVDQPRNLAKSVTVE, encoded by the coding sequence ATGTGTGGGATCGTCGGAATTCTCGGGAAATCGTCGGTTTCGACCAATCTGGTCGATGCCCTGCGGCGGCTCGAATACCGTGGATATGATTCGGCCGGCATCGCGACGGTCGAAGGCACAGGTATTGAGCGCCGGCGTGCCGAGGGCAAACTTCGCAATCTCGAAAAGCGGCTGATCTCTGAGCCGTTGGGGGGTCGCACAGGCATTGGCCATACGCGCTGGGCGACGCATGGACGTCCGACGGAGCGCAATGCGCATCCGCACATGACGGGCAAAGTGTCTGTCGTCCATAACGGCATCATCGAGAATTTCCGCGAGCTGCGGACGCAGCTTGAGGCGAAGGGCCACAAGTTCGAGACCGACACGGACACCGAAGCCGTCGTTCATCTCATCACGGAAGAGATGGATCGAGGTGCGAAGCCCATCGAGGCCGTCCGCAATGCTTTGCAGCATTTGCAGGGGGCTTTTGCGCTCGGCATCATTTTCGCGGGCGAAGAGGATCTGATGATCGCGGCGCGAAAGGGTTCGCCGCTCGCAATCGGGCACGGTTCCGGCGAAATGTATCTCGGTTCGGACGCCATCGCCCTTGCACCGTTCACGGATGCAATCACTTATCTTGAGGAAGGCGACTGGGCTGTTCTGCGCCGTTCGGGCGCCGAGATCTTCAATATCGACGGTGTCCGCGTTGAGCGGCCGCTCGTCAAAGCCGTTGCGAGTTCTCTGTTGATCGACAAGGGCAACTATCGCCATTTCATGGCGAAGGAAATTCACGAGCAGCCGGAGGTGATTTCGCACACGCTGGCGAATTACCTCGACATGACGGCTGGGCGCGTTCGTTTTCCCGATCTCGGCGTCGATCTATCGACGATCAGCCGGGTTACGATCTCGGCGTGCGGCACGGCCTATTATGCCGGGCTCGTCGCAAAATACTGGATCGAGCGGTTCGCGCGCGTCCCGGTCGATATCGATGTCGCGTCCGAAATGCGTTATCGCGAGGCGCCGCTGCCGGAAAACGGCCTGGCGGTCTTCGTTTCTCAATCCGGCGAGACGGCTGATACGCTCGCGACGCTTCGGTACGCGAAGGCCAATGGCCAACGTATTGCGTCCATCGTGAACGTCCGGACGTCGACGATCGCGCGCGAATCACATGCCGCGTTGCCGACGCTGGCAGGGCCGGAAATCGGGGTTGCGTCGACAAAAGCGTTCACTTGCCAGCTTTCGGTTCTGGCTTGTCTCGCAATTGCGATCGCCCGGGCGCGGAACACGATCACGGCTGAGCAGGAGGCATCTCTCATCAAATCTTTGATGGAAGTGCCCCGGCATGTGGCGTCCATTCTGAGGAGCGATGAGGCCTACCTGGCCGTCGCTCACGAACTGGCAAAAGCGGACGATGTGCTGTACCTGGGGCGTGGGTCGAGCTTCCCCATCGCCCTCGAAGGCGCGTTGAAACTCAAGGAAATTTCTTACATCCACGCCGAGGGCTACGCCGCTGGTGAGCTGAAGCACGGTCCCATCGCGCTGATCGACGAAAGCGTGCCGGTCGTCGTGGTGGCACCGGAGGACGAACTGTTCGAAAAAACGGTTTCGAACCTTCAGGAGGTTGCGGCGCGGGGCGGGCAGGTCGTCCTGATTTCGGATGCCGATCCGGATAAGGCCGGATGTAAACTTGCCGGGCATATCCCGATGCCAAAGGTTGACCCATTTGTCGCGCCAATGATCTATGCTGTTCCTACTCAGCTCATCGCCTATCAGACGGCGGTGCTGATGGGGACCGACGTTGACCAACCCAGGAATCTGGCGAAGTCAGTTACGGTGGAGTAG
- the glmU gene encoding bifunctional UDP-N-acetylglucosamine diphosphorylase/glucosamine-1-phosphate N-acetyltransferase GlmU: MSPRPCLYVVLAAGKGTRMKSSLPKVLHKIAGQSMLAHVLGTASSTGGRFAVVVALGAEAVAAEAKRLVPDVQIFEQANQRGTADAVLAAKPAFLDSKGLDVIVLFADTPLVRPEVIAEMRDALDGGAGISVLGFRPKDPTGYGRLLLDDTGALTAIREEKDASDAERNIDLCNSGVMAFRVPDLAGLLARIGCDNAKGEFYLTDAVAVGREAGVRATVVVCDEHDVVGVNSREQLAQAEAIWQRRMRSKFMRDGVTMIAPETVWLSFDTRIAGDVRIEPNVIFGPGVTVEEGAEILGFCHVEGAVVGKGARLGPFARLRPGARLGENVHIGNFVEVKNVTLGAGAKANHLSYLGDGSVGAGANIGAGTIFCNYDGFNKQLTEIGEEAFVGSNSSLVAPVKIGKGAYIGSGSVITKDVSPGALALERNVQEERPGWAEKFRIMMSRRKAAQKK; encoded by the coding sequence ATGAGTCCCCGGCCCTGTCTCTATGTCGTGCTTGCCGCTGGCAAGGGCACACGGATGAAGTCGTCGCTGCCAAAGGTGCTTCACAAGATTGCCGGGCAGTCGATGTTGGCGCACGTTCTTGGAACGGCGTCCTCGACCGGCGGCAGATTTGCTGTCGTGGTAGCTCTCGGTGCTGAGGCCGTTGCTGCAGAAGCGAAACGGCTCGTCCCGGATGTTCAGATATTCGAGCAGGCGAACCAACGCGGGACGGCGGATGCTGTGCTGGCGGCCAAACCTGCGTTTCTGGATAGCAAAGGCCTCGACGTTATCGTGCTGTTTGCCGATACGCCGCTCGTCCGGCCGGAAGTGATCGCCGAGATGCGCGATGCTCTGGATGGTGGTGCTGGGATTTCGGTGCTGGGCTTTCGACCGAAGGACCCCACGGGCTACGGCCGGTTGCTGCTCGACGATACTGGCGCATTGACAGCGATCCGTGAGGAGAAGGACGCGAGCGATGCGGAGCGAAATATCGATCTCTGCAACTCAGGTGTCATGGCCTTTCGAGTGCCGGATCTTGCCGGTCTGCTGGCGCGCATCGGCTGCGACAATGCGAAGGGCGAATTCTATCTCACAGACGCCGTGGCGGTCGGTCGCGAGGCCGGTGTGCGTGCGACGGTTGTCGTATGCGACGAGCACGATGTCGTTGGCGTCAATAGCCGAGAGCAACTCGCGCAGGCTGAAGCGATATGGCAGCGGCGTATGCGTTCGAAGTTCATGCGCGACGGCGTGACGATGATTGCGCCGGAGACGGTTTGGCTGAGTTTCGACACCAGGATCGCGGGCGACGTCAGGATTGAGCCGAATGTCATATTTGGGCCAGGCGTCACTGTCGAAGAAGGTGCCGAAATACTGGGGTTTTGCCATGTCGAAGGGGCAGTCGTCGGCAAGGGTGCCAGACTTGGCCCATTCGCACGGCTGAGGCCGGGAGCACGTCTCGGTGAGAATGTTCACATCGGCAATTTCGTCGAGGTCAAGAATGTGACGCTCGGGGCAGGAGCCAAAGCAAATCATCTCTCTTATCTGGGCGATGGTAGCGTCGGCGCGGGGGCGAACATCGGCGCAGGCACGATCTTCTGCAACTACGATGGCTTTAACAAGCAGCTGACGGAGATCGGAGAGGAAGCGTTCGTTGGGTCGAATTCGTCGCTTGTGGCGCCGGTAAAGATCGGGAAGGGCGCCTACATCGGTTCAGGAAGTGTCATCACCAAGGATGTCAGCCCCGGCGCGCTGGCGCTGGAGCGGAACGTGCAGGAGGAGCGACCGGGGTGGGCAGAGAAATTCCGCATCATGATGTCCCGTCGCAAAGCAGCGCAAAAAAAGTAA
- a CDS encoding neutral zinc metallopeptidase has protein sequence MRYDQNDRESSNIEDRRGQDGGGGGFQFPGGNGIQIPIGRGGFSITTLLIIGAVMLFFGINPLDVLLGPNSQIQMPRLPQTTERPDRSPSNIPGLPGSQSKTANNDDAEKEFIGKVLADTEDVWTSVFKSFGRNYPDPKLVIYNGATRTQCGVGQTAMGPFYCPLDQKVYIDLAFYDELKRRFNVAGDFAQAYVIAHEVGHHVQNQLGILQKVQELKERAGDEATANQIQVRTELQADCLAGVWANLNDQMKKRLQPGDVEEALNAASQIGDDMIQKRMTGRVVPDAFTHGTAAQRVHWFKAGLESGRMDACDTFNTASP, from the coding sequence ATGCGCTACGATCAAAACGACCGGGAAAGCAGCAATATCGAGGACCGTCGCGGTCAAGACGGCGGCGGTGGCGGTTTTCAGTTTCCGGGCGGCAATGGCATTCAAATTCCGATCGGCCGCGGTGGGTTCAGCATCACGACGCTGCTGATCATCGGTGCGGTGATGCTGTTCTTCGGCATCAACCCGCTCGACGTTCTGCTTGGACCGAATAGCCAGATTCAGATGCCGCGACTGCCGCAGACGACAGAGCGGCCCGATCGTTCGCCGTCGAACATTCCGGGTTTACCGGGATCGCAGTCGAAGACAGCCAACAACGACGATGCCGAGAAGGAGTTTATCGGCAAGGTTCTGGCCGATACCGAGGATGTCTGGACGTCGGTGTTCAAGAGCTTCGGCCGCAATTATCCCGATCCCAAGCTGGTCATTTATAATGGTGCCACGCGCACGCAGTGTGGCGTCGGCCAGACGGCGATGGGACCGTTCTATTGCCCGCTCGATCAGAAGGTCTACATCGACCTTGCGTTCTATGATGAGCTGAAGCGCCGCTTCAACGTGGCCGGAGATTTTGCGCAGGCTTACGTCATCGCGCACGAGGTTGGTCACCACGTCCAGAACCAGCTCGGCATTTTGCAGAAGGTGCAGGAGCTGAAGGAGCGCGCAGGCGACGAAGCGACGGCCAACCAGATTCAGGTTCGGACCGAACTGCAAGCGGACTGCCTGGCCGGTGTGTGGGCCAATCTCAACGATCAGATGAAGAAGCGATTACAGCCGGGCGACGTCGAAGAGGCGCTCAACGCTGCGTCTCAGATCGGTGATGATATGATCCAGAAACGGATGACGGGTCGCGTCGTGCCCGATGCATTCACGCACGGCACGGCAGCACAGCGCGTCCACTGGTTCAAAGCCGGTCTGGAGTCGGGTCGCATGGATGCGTGCGATACGTTCAACACGGCCAGCCCGTAA
- a CDS encoding SPOR domain-containing protein, with protein sequence MTKPATDKPMRPKANASPYSAAWAVLGVAGLGYLGIAFFAPQLLPDLSHGRQHAAETTVMKVSADVETLKASLSKIESDISMVKADVATQATHTEQLSSQVAALDDKIRVAQAPAVTTTASADQPTGTDAAPVDDADGGPAPPKIINSTPRVGAPIETGSVDKKSANKPISFGPAVVKPAPHPYGIQIATDPSIDGLRITWGALSQIHPEQLSQLKARYADVGTAGNPNYGLIAGPVKSKAEARKLCKELLAQSISCKVSDYRGNVL encoded by the coding sequence ATGACGAAGCCCGCAACCGATAAGCCGATGCGCCCGAAAGCCAACGCTTCGCCCTATTCGGCCGCTTGGGCCGTACTCGGTGTTGCAGGCCTCGGATATCTTGGCATCGCTTTTTTTGCGCCGCAGCTCCTTCCCGATCTGTCGCATGGCCGTCAGCACGCAGCCGAGACGACCGTCATGAAGGTCTCCGCGGACGTCGAGACCCTGAAAGCGTCGCTGAGCAAGATCGAAAGCGATATTTCGATGGTCAAAGCCGATGTCGCGACGCAAGCGACCCACACCGAGCAACTGAGTTCGCAAGTGGCAGCGCTTGACGACAAGATCCGCGTTGCCCAGGCGCCGGCTGTCACGACCACCGCATCGGCCGACCAGCCCACAGGCACGGACGCCGCCCCGGTCGATGACGCAGATGGCGGCCCTGCTCCGCCGAAGATCATCAACTCGACGCCACGCGTCGGCGCGCCGATCGAAACCGGCAGCGTTGATAAGAAGTCCGCAAACAAGCCGATTTCGTTCGGTCCGGCCGTCGTGAAACCGGCACCGCACCCCTACGGCATCCAGATCGCAACCGATCCTTCGATCGACGGTCTACGGATCACTTGGGGAGCTCTGTCGCAAATTCACCCCGAGCAGCTCAGCCAATTGAAAGCCCGCTATGCCGACGTTGGTACCGCGGGCAATCCGAATTACGGTTTGATTGCCGGACCGGTAAAGTCGAAGGCTGAAGCACGTAAGCTCTGCAAAGAGCTTCTGGCACAATCGATCAGCTGCAAGGTCAGCGATTATCGCGGCAACGTGCTCTAA
- a CDS encoding SPOR domain-containing protein: protein MTQFQVLARQAALAATVACVFASTLAVWPSIGEARKAKAASGPAGPSAQGPQAGAGGDAAQKAAETEAAKKAYDAGLKAYAAGKFKPSIEQLSVAIKSGKLSSPELAKAMFTRGRAYKKDNQAGLAISDLTSAIWLKNGLSPDEQKSAMAERSEAYSMAGLSDTGSRPDQRVIGTPAVASAPASNVTANAAPGPNAGSAGLSAAAVAEAANAQKAAANTDAASAESTPSPVNGETTLQSAAAGNIAGTPAKPASSGIAGFFGWGQSSAPQSQPEPAPVAAAPSTGSSFTQTVTAIPGNVSGFFSNIFSGGGSSTPAPAPAAPPPAGVTTASTVAVAPETSSWSSATTVANHGQHDVIRAEKASYSREAQPVAPVVTKGKFKIHIAALRSKAQADALAQKLMAEHGAELGNHRPVVDSAVIGSMGTFYRVRIGGYASQAEPRSLCNKLRSSGLDCLVVTN, encoded by the coding sequence ATGACGCAATTCCAAGTGCTCGCGCGCCAGGCGGCGCTCGCTGCTACTGTGGCGTGCGTATTTGCAAGCACCCTTGCGGTTTGGCCGTCTATCGGCGAGGCGCGTAAGGCAAAAGCAGCGAGCGGGCCTGCAGGTCCGTCGGCGCAAGGTCCGCAGGCTGGTGCGGGTGGCGATGCCGCTCAGAAGGCTGCCGAGACCGAAGCGGCCAAAAAAGCCTATGATGCCGGCCTCAAGGCTTATGCCGCCGGGAAATTCAAGCCGTCGATCGAACAGCTATCGGTGGCGATTAAATCCGGCAAGCTGTCGTCGCCGGAATTGGCCAAGGCAATGTTCACACGCGGCCGGGCCTACAAAAAGGACAATCAAGCAGGTCTGGCGATTTCCGATCTCACAAGCGCGATCTGGCTGAAAAACGGATTGAGCCCCGATGAGCAGAAGTCGGCGATGGCCGAGCGGTCAGAGGCCTACAGCATGGCCGGCCTTTCGGATACCGGCAGCCGACCCGACCAGCGCGTTATCGGCACACCTGCCGTCGCTTCAGCACCGGCGTCGAATGTGACTGCGAATGCAGCGCCAGGACCGAACGCCGGTTCCGCAGGGCTGTCGGCCGCGGCCGTCGCCGAGGCCGCCAATGCCCAGAAGGCAGCCGCCAATACGGACGCGGCGTCGGCTGAGAGCACACCTTCGCCCGTCAACGGCGAAACGACACTTCAGTCTGCAGCTGCTGGCAATATCGCCGGGACCCCGGCAAAGCCTGCGTCATCGGGCATTGCGGGCTTCTTCGGCTGGGGACAGTCGTCCGCGCCGCAGTCACAACCGGAGCCCGCGCCTGTCGCAGCAGCGCCAAGCACAGGATCGTCATTCACTCAGACGGTCACCGCCATTCCGGGCAATGTGTCCGGTTTCTTCTCAAACATATTCAGCGGCGGCGGCTCGTCAACGCCAGCGCCAGCGCCCGCAGCACCGCCACCGGCTGGCGTGACGACGGCATCGACCGTTGCGGTTGCGCCCGAGACATCAAGCTGGAGCAGTGCGACGACTGTTGCAAACCACGGCCAACATGACGTGATCCGCGCCGAGAAGGCATCCTATTCGCGAGAAGCGCAACCTGTTGCTCCTGTCGTGACGAAGGGCAAGTTCAAGATCCATATCGCGGCGCTGCGCTCGAAGGCTCAGGCCGATGCGTTGGCTCAGAAGCTCATGGCGGAGCACGGCGCGGAGCTTGGCAATCATCGGCCGGTCGTCGATTCCGCAGTGATTGGCAGCATGGGCACCTTCTATCGGGTCCGTATCGGCGGCTATGCTTCGCAAGCCGAGCCGCGAAGCCTCTGCAACAAACTCAGAAGCAGTGGCCTTGACTGTCTGGTCGTGACAAACTGA
- a CDS encoding malonyl-CoA decarboxylase — translation MADRVNVSFFQELMATVAEQGRALLPKALFRDSAGESIEVLSRALMSGRGEASGVAIARQLLNQLKKASSEERLAFYHFLAEDLQPDAADVAEAARNYLDNPSEKTLGRLQRASYSPRLEFFRRLNLAPGATAEIVALRADLVRHIKSDEGLAAVDRDLERLLGSWFNRGFLVLRRIDWQTPAAILEKIIQYEAVHEIRGWDDLRRRLDPKDRRCFAFFHPALVDEPLIFVEVALMRDTPDAISTVLDGRSTDDDAPPTTAVFYSISNCQEGLKGVSFGNFLLKQVVEDLARDVSTLKTFVTLSPAPSFARWVDRALASGSDVPVSAEDRKALTRLRDPRWVEDAVKDAPGTDELKSALMGLAAYYYLSARSSDERPVDQVARFHLGNGARLERLNWLGDTSEKGLREAHGLMVNYRYDLAEIERNHEAYADQGTVAASRAVRGLLRPLAKTKGLAAMPELLALPGVSKTKRVRGEEPQS, via the coding sequence ATGGCAGACCGCGTCAACGTCTCGTTCTTTCAGGAATTGATGGCCACAGTTGCCGAGCAGGGGCGGGCGCTGCTGCCGAAAGCGCTGTTCCGCGACAGCGCCGGTGAATCGATCGAGGTTCTGTCGCGGGCGCTGATGTCGGGACGGGGCGAAGCCTCAGGCGTTGCAATCGCGCGGCAGCTCCTCAATCAGCTCAAAAAGGCGAGCAGCGAAGAGCGGCTGGCGTTCTATCATTTTCTCGCCGAGGACCTGCAACCTGACGCCGCCGACGTCGCCGAAGCGGCGCGGAATTACCTCGACAACCCATCGGAGAAAACGCTCGGGCGGCTGCAGAGAGCCTCCTACAGCCCGAGACTGGAATTTTTCCGGCGGCTCAACCTGGCGCCGGGAGCAACGGCTGAAATTGTGGCGCTGCGGGCTGACCTTGTTCGTCATATCAAGTCGGACGAGGGGCTGGCTGCCGTTGATCGCGATCTCGAACGACTGCTCGGCTCATGGTTCAACCGCGGCTTTCTCGTGCTTCGCCGCATCGACTGGCAAACGCCCGCGGCGATCCTGGAAAAGATCATTCAATACGAAGCGGTGCACGAAATTCGCGGCTGGGATGACTTGCGCCGCCGTCTCGATCCGAAGGACCGGCGTTGCTTTGCGTTCTTTCATCCGGCGCTGGTCGATGAGCCGCTGATCTTCGTCGAAGTCGCGCTGATGCGCGATACGCCCGATGCGATCTCGACCGTGCTCGACGGCCGTTCAACCGACGATGATGCGCCACCGACGACGGCGGTGTTCTATTCGATCTCAAACTGCCAGGAGGGCCTCAAAGGCGTCTCGTTCGGCAACTTCCTTCTGAAGCAGGTGGTCGAAGACCTGGCGAGGGATGTTTCGACATTGAAGACGTTCGTGACGCTATCGCCGGCGCCGAGTTTCGCGCGTTGGGTCGATCGTGCGCTGGCAAGCGGCAGCGACGTGCCGGTCAGCGCCGAGGACCGCAAGGCGCTCACGCGCCTGCGCGATCCGCGCTGGGTCGAGGATGCCGTCAAGGATGCACCCGGCACGGACGAACTGAAGTCGGCGCTGATGGGGCTTGCCGCCTATTATTATCTCTCTGCGCGCTCGAGCGATGAACGCCCCGTCGATCAGGTTGCGCGCTTTCATCTCGGAAACGGCGCGCGGCTCGAACGGCTGAACTGGCTGGGCGATACATCCGAAAAGGGGCTGCGTGAGGCGCACGGCCTGATGGTCAACTATCGCTACGATCTTGCAGAGATCGAGCGCAATCACGAGGCATATGCAGATCAGGGAACGGTCGCTGCCTCACGCGCCGTTCGCGGGCTTCTGCGGCCGCTGGCGAAGACAAAAGGCCTTGCTGCAATGCCAGAACTACTGGCGCTGCCCGGTGTTTCGAAGACGAAGCGTGTTCGCGGCGAGGAACCGCAATCCTAG